The Mytilus edulis chromosome 12, xbMytEdul2.2, whole genome shotgun sequence genome contains a region encoding:
- the LOC139499164 gene encoding uncharacterized protein — MITVLTVIGLSEWPDIIFRCSTDNNTTEQLLVEQHVSGNSLNETESDSKEIDPIQKEMNRTLMGKLLSGDENDYNEFITFLKSYSEYNNLVCRIENTEVTKTDILAFHNCQRNTEQSG, encoded by the coding sequence GATTGTCAGAGTGGCCAGATATCATATTTAGATGTTCAACAGATAACAACACAACAGAACAATTATTGGTAGAACAACATGTATCTGGTAACTCGTTGAATGAAACGGAAAGCGATTCGAAAGAAATCGATCCAATCCAAAAAGAAATGAACAGAACCTTAATGGGAAAACTTTTATCTGGAGACGAAAACGATTATAACGAATTTATCACATTCCTAAAATCATATTCTGAATACAATAACCTCGTTTGTCGAATAGAAAACACTGAGGTAACAAAAACCGATATATTAGCATTTCATAATTGTCAAAGGAACACTGAACAAAGTGgatga